One window of Nicotiana tomentosiformis chromosome 11, ASM39032v3, whole genome shotgun sequence genomic DNA carries:
- the LOC104111501 gene encoding xyloglucan endotransglucosylase/hydrolase protein 31-like gives MANLFLLSLLLIFLFNSSNAQGPLSPGYYPSSKVQSLGFNQGFRNLWGPQHQSLDQSALTIWLDKTSGGSGFKSLENYRSGYFGTSVKLQPGYTAGIITSFYLSNNQDYPGNHDEIDIEFLGTTPNKPYTLQTNVYIRGSGDGNIIGREMKFHLWFDPTKAYHNYAILWDPNEIIFFVDDVPIRRYPRKNDATFPQRPMYVYGSIWDASSWATEEGRIKADYRYQPFVGKYNNFKIAGCTANANPWCGRSPSSSPSRAGGLSRQQIAAMLWVQRNYKVYDYCRDPRRDHTHTPEC, from the exons ATGGCTAATTTATTCCTTCTTTCTTTACTTCTCATTTTCTTGTTCAATTCAAGCAATGCTCAGGGTCCCCTTTCTCCTGGCTACTATCCTAGTTCTAAGGTTCAATCGTTAGGGTTTAACCAGGGTTTTAGAAACCTTTGGGGTCCTCAACATCAATCTTTGGACCAAAGTGCCTTAACAATATGGCTTGATAAAACCTCAG GGGGAAGTGGCTTTAAATCTCTGGAAAATTATCGTTCCGGTTATTTTGGCACTTCTGTGAAGCTACAACCTGGTTACACTGCTGGAATTATTACTTCTTTCTAT CTTTCAAACAATCAAGATTATCCAGGGAACCATGATGAAATTGATATTGAGTTTCTTGGAACAACGCCAAATAAGCCTTATACTTTACAAACAAATGTATACATCAGAGGAAGTGGAGATGGAAATATTATTGGGAGAGAAATGAAATTTCACCTTTGGTTTGATCCAACTAAAGCTTACCACAATTATGCTATCCTTTGGGATCCCAATGAGATCAT ATTTTTTGTCGACGATGTTCCAATCAGAAGATACCCTAGGAAAAATGATGCTACATTTCCACAAAGACCTATGTATGTGTATGGTTCAATTTGGGATGCTTCATCTTGGGCAACAGAGGAAGGAAGAATTAAAGCCGATTATCGGTACCAACCATTCGtcggaaaatataataattttaaaattgctGGTTGTACAGCTAATGCGAACCCCTGGTGCGGACGCTCGCCCTCCAGCTCTCCGTCTAGAGCTGGTGGGCTGAGCCGCCAACAAATAGCGGCCATGCTATGGGTGCAGAGGAACTATAAGGTGTATGATTATTGTCGGGACCCTAGGAGAGACCATACTCACACTCCTGAGTGTTAG